A single uncultured Acetobacterium sp. DNA region contains:
- a CDS encoding SHOCT domain-containing protein: protein MGFKDLFKDVTDLAKESIDSIQADLALKKEEQERLRAEMDQRIKTYTDSLMEQLAMPVDVPGRPLISSGDDELVSFTQMFSEKMLLPANSASATKIDMHPYEEKVLKTVLKAFPTYNMQEKFLFQFKDSNGQMILLTTSNLYFKILFPENNSFFAVGSLPKEKLYDISINRGDEHCTLIVNSITLITLPTAEIKTIDTITLTEYLCRLKKNDLMITDDQVDAFIQAKLDPTTRELVKTFLEPDEKLIYFAWGLDSLVSKKFLTCTSQKIILYDRDLTTKKTFTYDQILSLTTQPSTVSFLDLSLTLGMNPNDTEIKTADAIETISILYPREAERVIQIYTAHKPEGIQKGTTEGSFSQQPEANAQEDPIAMIEKLAGLKDKGIISEEEFNQKKQELLAKL, encoded by the coding sequence ATGGGATTTAAAGATCTATTTAAAGATGTTACCGATCTGGCAAAAGAAAGTATTGATTCAATTCAAGCAGATTTGGCTTTAAAAAAAGAAGAGCAGGAACGCTTACGAGCGGAAATGGATCAACGGATAAAAACCTATACTGACAGTTTGATGGAACAACTGGCAATGCCGGTTGATGTTCCAGGCAGGCCATTGATCAGTTCTGGTGATGACGAATTGGTTTCCTTCACCCAAATGTTCTCTGAAAAAATGCTGCTGCCGGCAAACAGCGCATCAGCTACAAAAATCGACATGCACCCCTATGAAGAAAAGGTTTTAAAGACTGTCTTAAAAGCCTTTCCTACCTATAATATGCAGGAAAAGTTTTTATTTCAATTTAAAGATTCTAATGGTCAGATGATTCTGCTGACCACCAGTAACCTTTATTTTAAAATTCTTTTTCCGGAAAACAATTCTTTTTTTGCGGTGGGTTCCCTGCCGAAAGAAAAACTCTATGATATCTCAATCAATCGAGGTGATGAACACTGTACACTGATTGTTAATTCCATCACATTAATTACCCTACCTACGGCTGAAATCAAAACCATCGATACCATCACCCTGACTGAATATCTCTGTCGTCTAAAGAAAAACGATCTTATGATTACCGATGATCAGGTTGATGCTTTTATCCAAGCCAAGCTTGACCCGACTACCCGGGAACTTGTGAAAACATTTTTAGAACCTGACGAAAAGTTAATCTATTTTGCCTGGGGTCTGGATAGCCTGGTTTCGAAAAAGTTCCTGACCTGTACCAGCCAGAAGATCATTCTCTATGACCGGGATTTAACCACAAAAAAAACCTTTACCTACGACCAGATCCTATCCCTGACGACGCAACCGAGCACCGTTTCTTTTTTAGATTTGTCACTGACCCTGGGCATGAATCCCAACGATACCGAAATTAAGACAGCGGACGCTATCGAAACCATTAGCATCCTCTATCCCAGAGAAGCTGAACGGGTCATTCAAATTTATACTGCCCATAAACCAGAGGGAATCCAGAAAGGCACAACTGAAGGTTCATTCTCGCAACAACCAGAAGCCAATGCCCAGGAAGATCCCATTGCGATGATTGAAAAATTGGCCGGTTTAAAAGACAAGGGTATCATTTCAGAAGAAGAATTCAACCAGAAGAAGCAGGAATTACTGGCTAAATTATAG